The following coding sequences are from one Pseudophryne corroboree isolate aPseCor3 chromosome 3 unlocalized genomic scaffold, aPseCor3.hap2 SUPER_3_unloc_3, whole genome shotgun sequence window:
- the LOC134983968 gene encoding gastrula zinc finger protein XlCGF57.1-like — protein sequence MADTETYVEDLMDMSSPEDGNPLGSDTEKSSGDSDTEWSYEGGSPTASDGESSEEGNRQNADTENTSVTKQRKRTAAKARPGTERGYECPDCDVRFSNNSDLVRHKQSHKAGDANKCSHCGKCFDSKTKLTRHERCHNKKMKCPECGRCFLRKALLIRHQRSHTGEKPFQCSECKQCFPRKCSLIRHERSHTGEKPYSCAECGKQFTSNQTLVEHGRSHTGEKPFSCSECGKCFTSKKNLTRHHAYHTGRNLFSCSECGKTFNYRPNLDRHLRTHTGEKPFPCSECEERFSSRPQLLVHQAVHTGNTIICSECGKSFPSQSNLRVHRKTHTGEKPYSCSECGKSFSITSSLIRHERSHTGEKPFECSECKKAFHCKPHLVRHQRTHTGEKLYSCPECGKCFTGNSSLQRHKLIHTGGKPVSCSECGKCFHDQGGLRQHQRIHIGQKPYLCLECGNYFANKNSLKVHQTIHTGEKPFPCSECGQSFRLKCLLEAHMKTHSGEEVE from the coding sequence ATGGCCGACACAGAAACATATGTAGAAGATCTCATGGACATGTCTTCACCTGAAGATGGAAATCCTCTAGGCTCTGATACAGAAAAGTCATCTGGAGATTCGGATACGGAATGGTCATACGAAGGTGGGAGTCCCACAGCATCAGATGGAGAGTCTTCTGAAGAAGGAAACCGCCAAAATGCTGATACCGAAAACACATCAGTAACTAAGCAGAGAAAGAGGACTGCTGCTAAAGCAAGACCGGGCACAGAGAGAGGGTACGAGTGTCCTGACTGTGATGTAAGGTTTTCTAACAACTCCGACCTTGTCAGACATAAGCAGAGTCACAAAGCTGGAGATGCAAATAAGTGTAGTCACTGTGGGAAATGCTTTGATTCAAAAACAAAGCTGACCAGACATGAGCGATGCCACAACAAAAAGATGAAATGCCCTGAATGTGGGAGATGTTTTCTCCGTAAGGCCCTTCTAATAAGACATCAGAGATCCCAcacgggtgagaagccatttcagTGCTCTGAATGCAAGCAGTGTTTTCCCAGGAAATGCTCTCTAATCCGGCATGAGAGAAGCCACACGGGCGAGAAGCCTTATTCATGTGCGGAATGTGGGAAACAGTTTACTAGTAATCAGACATTGGTGGAGCATGgaagaagtcacacaggagagaagccattttcatgttctgagtgtgggaagtgttttacCAGCAAAAAAAACCTCACGAGACATCATGCATATCACACTGGGAGAAATctgttttcatgttctgagtgtggaaaaacaTTCAATTATAGACCAAACCTTGACAGACATTTAAGAacacatacaggtgagaagccgtttccatgctctgagtgtgaggaGCGATTTTCCAGCCGTCCTCAGCTTTTAGTACATCAAGCAGTTCATACTGGTAACACAATTATATGCTCAGAATGTGGGAAATCATTCCCTTCTCAGTCAAATCTTCGTGTTCACAGAAAAactcacacaggcgagaagccgtATTCATGCTCTGAATGTGGAAAGTCCTTCAGTATTACATCAAGTCTCATTCGGCATGAGAGGTCTCACACTGGAGAGAAACCATTTGAGTGTTCGGAGTGCAAGAAGGCTTTCCACTGTAAGCCCCATCTTGTGCGGCATCAGAGGACCCACACTGGTGAGAAACTGTACTCATGTCCtgaatgtggaaaatgttttacaggcAACTCAAGTCTCCAACGTCACAAATTAATCCACACAGGAGGGAAACCggtttcttgttctgagtgtggaaaatgcttCCACGATCAGGGAGGTTTACGTCAGCACCAGAGAATCCACATTGGGCAGAAACCTTACTTGTGTTTAGAGTGCGGGAATTATTTTGCCAATAAAAACAGTCTTAAAGTACACCAAACGATTCACACAGGGGAAAAGCCgttcccatgttctgagtgtggtcaAAGTTTCCGACTGAAGTGCTTGCTCGAGGCTCACATGAAGACTCACTCTGGAGAGGAGGTTGAGTGA